One window from the genome of Penaeus monodon isolate SGIC_2016 chromosome 2, NSTDA_Pmon_1, whole genome shotgun sequence encodes:
- the LOC119582851 gene encoding uncharacterized protein LOC119582851 isoform X33: MEKLGRYFHWPRKHVRPHRARDRPSPVHPITFRRLRPKSMRFSITASTTAETTMATEPPTTTSGPDRGSTSTPTPTTTVEITTVSGTTLPTTTEITGPTTTAGITTTGSTVTTTEGPTTTAGPMVITTEGPTTTVGPTVTTTEVPVTEQTAPTTQAPDVETTIQTTTKEQTEAPATAAPAPDTETTTKEQTEAPATAAPAPDTETTTKEQTEAPATPAPAPDTETTTKAQEQTEAPVTAAPVTAAPVTAAPITAAPAPETTTKAKEQTEAPTAAPAPETTTKAKEQTEPPVTAAPVPAPETTTKAQEQTEAPVTAAPAPETTTKAKEQTEAPVTAAPVPAPETTTKAKEEQTDAPATAAPAPETTTKAKEQTDSPVTAAPVPAPETTKAPEPVTEAPAPEPVTDAPVEVTTAQFNTSGFTGSVSTYFTIGTSDSSTITISFGVEIILKMTKEKTFTFVFVLQVRSSGTVTETFSSMASLAALSGVRQETVMGRAEVNEEGTDTTTFVSALDRQNKTSTSNNTECLYTMEVILMKIQFTNKLTGELYPCDLDNQANAEPPYLEIIDHYNNTVINRYCYLDKNVSIHSFGDQMFGYIVTNGDPNIVPDIQAVQIKEEFCCGGVFYGAFRVPLIIPSPDYPQYKPHMRCPFVFRCDEDYDDCVIRLEFENFNLASNDVSRSRRQALNESDFGNGTAATTLAPYVPPTGPDFNRTICAGEDVVRVSQCGSISAINSREFCADNPPSQVYTGYKEVLMYFDSNDERQDQGFVIKFTPKDRRKWIYSDAELEPKCTCAHNLPNQIRKYFRKRNKNKTNKAKANKEPLRRVRREEREKLKERRTVEKEGKLPERRKRKQKNEENKDRSTNDQGKKREDDVEGPKRRRKKMKKMEGGDSNTEGQNKGKNGRDKEEKDGEKPQGRKKKRMNVGDKDRDAENQKKKNGGDIEENVNGPKRRRKNGGGGNEENAKRQKRRRKNGGGGNEENAKRQKRRRKKIGNTNASENEGGNQREQKKIAKDRRKDTLLEKKEKRLQRKNKNGEEDMPMTRAFNGKTNRKRQQYPWLVSVIQYERPLVKNKVKGDRPVERLCGGTLLSDRYVLTTTSCCTYCKTVWEKKNKKNIKLRKKRDAEGENNKMANKRKRRKKEEDKKGEVKEGEDDMDTEKKGGNQRRRRKNKKTNEELENGGNNRDKDEKAKGIGKGKGMKRGDKKTDKENDNDDDNKGKGKGKKKGDKKNDKENDNDDDDKGKGKRKKKGHKKKNDNQNDNDDANKNKKRRKGEKRGNKKKEDREKGAGNGQGDTAPRQNQNKRRNPLKKDVGAIIGEGSINIKKLGDVKPLKIGGIFIPSDCYDKMGKTELNGEPLYPVECPVLLKLKKKVKFNRFIKPMCMPIFDKIKINKERAASLGYGTRKASKTEPSKIPAEVINMRVLKKCEKRLKMKLDKTMICTKGKKKSGHMCFFDEGAPLLNVKVTGSGYKQHANLYGALVVPSCQLEDKKKKKNRREKRDTDENEPKEKRRKLRRRKQETPGTATASKPRQEAKRQGKEGAPGDRPKRKKKLRKMGDVGGEESQQTKPKKLRRKLGRQGQKDKKSILQDGGGDEYNPRKYNKFYIDVWVNIRSYKKWILNVVFNKKKAKACQRPKHFKSVPDIAKKFEIEDPCPF; the protein is encoded by the exons ATGGAAAAGCTTGGCCGGTATTTCCATTGGCCACGCAAGCACGTGAGACCTCACCGCGCGAGAGACCGACCTTCGCCTGTCCATCCAATCACCTTTCGTCGCCTAAGGCCTAAGTCCATGCGCTTCTCCATCACAGCTTCCACGACGGCGGAAACCACGATGGCCACGGAGCCTCCGACGACCACCTCAGGGCCGGACCGAG GAAGTACCTCAACGCCTACACCCACAACCACGGTTGAAATTACAACAGTTTCTGGTACGACTCTACCTACAACAACAGAAATTACAGGCCCTACAACAACTGCAGGTATCACAACTACAGGATCTACAGTTACAACCACAGAAGGTCCAACAACAACAGCTGGACCTATGGTTATAACTACAGAAGGTCCTACAACAACAGTTGGACCCACAGTTACAACTACAGAAG TGCCCGTTACAGAACAAACGGCGCCGACAACGCAAGCTCCAGATGTAGAGACTACTATTCAAACTACAACTAAGG AGCAAACGGAGGCTCCAGCAACAGCAGCACCAGCGCCTGATACAGAAACCACCAcaaaag AGCAAACGGAGGCTCCAGCAACAGCAGCACCTGCGCCTGATACAGAAACCACCACAAAAG AGCAAACGGAAGCGCCGGCAACACCAGCACCAGCGCCAGATACAGAAACTACCACAAAAGCTCAAG AGCAAACAGAAGCTCCGGTAACTGCAGCTCCGGTAACTGCAGCTCCGGTAACTGCAGCTCCGATAACTGCAGCTCCTGCACCAGAAACTACCACAAAAGCTAAAG AACAAACGGAAGCTCCAACAGCAGCGCCAGCACCGGAAACTACCACAAAGGCTAAAG AACAAACGGAGCCACCAGTAACTGCAGCACCTGTACCTGCGCCTGAGACTACCACAAAAGCCCAAG AGCAAACAGAAGCTCCAGTAACAGCGGCACCTGCACCGGAAACAACCACAAAAGCTAAAG AACAAACAGAAGCACCAGTAACTGCAGCACCGGTACCTGCACCAGAAACTACCACAAAGGCTAAGGAAG AGCAAACAGATGCCCCAGCAACAGCAGCGCCTGCACCAGAAACTACCACAAAAGCTAAAG AGCAAACGGACTCACCAGTTACTGCAGCACCGGTACCTGCACCAGAAACTACAAAAGCTCCAG AACCAGTGACAGAAGCACCCGCACCGGAACCTGTAACGGACGCCCCAGTAGAAG TGACCACAGCCCAGTTCAACACGTCCGGTTTCACTGGGTCTGTCTCAACATATTTCACCATTGGGACAAGCGACTCCTCTACCATTACAATATCCTTTGGAGTGGAAATCATTCTAAAGATGACAAAAGAGAAGACCTTTACGTTCGTGTTTGTCCTGCAG GTGCGCTCTTCAGGCACAGTTACAGAAACCTTCAGCTCCATGGCGTCGTTAGCAGCGTTGAGTGGTGTTCGACAAGAAACCGTAATGGGCAGAGCAGAAGTGAACGAAGAGGGAACAGACACCACCACTTTCGTTTCGGCACTGGACAGGCAGAACAAAACGTCCACAAGCAACAACACAGAGTGTCTCTACACCATGGA GGTGATCCTGATGAAAATCCAGTTCACTAATAAGCTGACAGGCGAACTATACCCGTGCGATTTGGACAACCAGGCGAATGCTGAGCCCCCCTATTTGGAAATTATAGACCATTATAACAACAC CGTCATCAATAGATATTGTTACCTGGACAAAAATGTGAGCATCCACTCATTTGGCGACCAGATGTTTGGCTATATTGTGACCAACGGAGATCCAAATATTGTTCCAGACATTCA gGCGGTTCAAATAAAGGAAGAATTCTGTTGTGGCGGCGTGTTCTATGGAGCCTTCCGTGTGCCACTCATCATACCGTCGCCGGATTATCCTCAGTACAAACCCCACATGCGATGTCCTTTCGTCTTCAGG TGCGACGAGGACTACGACGACTGCGTCATCCGTCTCGAATTCGAAAACTTCAACCTCGCCTCCAACGACGTCAGCCGAAGCCGTCGCCAAGCGCTGAACGAAAGCGACTTCGGGAACGGGACAGCTGCCACCACCCTCGCCCCGTACGTCCCGCCGACCGGACCCGACTTCAACCGGACGATCTGCGCCGGCGAGGATGTGGTTCGGGTCAGCCAGTGCGGGTCCATCTCGGCGATCAACTCTCGCGA gTTCTGCGCGGACAACCCTCCCTCGCAAGTCTACACAGGATACAAAGAAGTGCTGATGTATTTCGACTCGAATGACGAAAGGCAAGACCAGGGCTTCGTGATCAAGTTCACGCCGAAGGACAGGAGGAAAT gGATTTATTCTGACGCCGAACTCGAGCCGAAGTGCA CGTGCGCGCACAATCTTCCCAACCAAATAAGAAAGTACtttagaaagaggaataagaacaaGACCAATAAAGCGAAGGCAAACAAGGAGCCTCTGCGCCGcgtgaggagagaagaaagggaaaaactgaaGGAGAGGAGAACGGTCGAGAAGGAAGGTAAACTCcccgaaaggaggaagaggaagcaaaagaatgaagaaaataaggACAGGAGCACTAACGACCagggcaaaaagagagaggatgacgtCGAAGGcccaaagaggaggaggaagaaaatgaagaaaatggagggaggagaCAGCAACACCGAGGGCCAAAACAAGGGAAAGAAcggaagagacaaagaggagaaggaCGGCGAGAAACcacagggaaggaagaagaagagaatgaatgtaggagacaaagacagagacgccgagaaccaaaagaaaaagaatggaggAGACATCGAGGAGAACGTCAACGGtccaaagaggaggaggaagaatggaggcGGAGGGAACGAGGAGAACGCCAAACgccaaaagaggaggaggaagaatggaggcGGAGGGAACGAGGAGAACGCCAAACgtcaaaagaggaggaggaagaagatcggAAACACGAATGCATCCGAAAACGAAGGAGGGAatcagagagaacaaaagaagatCGCGAAGGACAGACGGAAGGACACATTactagagaagaaggaaaagagacttcaaaggaagaataaaaatggagaggaagacaTGCCTATGACACGAGCCTTTAACGGGAAGACGAACAGGAAGCGGCAGCAATACCCGTGGCTG GTCAGCGTGATACAATATGAGCGACCTCTCGTGAAAAACAAGGTCAAAGGTGATCGCCCTGTTGAGAGACTCTGCGGTGGAACACTCCTGAGTGACAGATACGTCCTCACTACGACCTCCTGCTGCACCTATTGCAA AAccgtttgggaaaagaaaaataagaagaatattaaATTGCGGAAGAAGAGAGACGCAGAAGGAGAGAACAATAAGATggcaaataagagaaagagaaggaagaaagaggaagacaagaagggcgaagtaaaagaaggagaagacgacatggatacagagaagaaaggaggtaaccagaggagaagaagaaagaacaagaaaacaaacgagGAATTAGAGAACGGTGGCAACAATAGGGACAAAGACGAGAAAGCGAAGGGAATtggcaaaggaaaaggaatgaagagaggagacaagaagacCGACaaggaaaacgataatgatgatgataacaaaggaaaaggaaaaggaaagaaaaaaggagacaagaAGAACGATaaggaaaacgataatgatgatgatgacaaaggaaaaggaaaacgaaagaaaaagggacaCAAGAAGAAGAACGACAACCAAAACGACAATGACGAcgcgaacaagaacaagaaaagacgaaaaggagagaagagaggcaacaagaagaaagaagacagagagaagggcgCCGGGAACGGCCAGGGGGACACCGCCCCCCGGCAGAACCAGAACAAGAGGCGCAACCCACTGAAGAAGGACGTGGGCGCGATCATCGGCGAGGGCAGCATCAACATCAAGAAACTCGGGGACGTCAAGCCACTGAAGATCGGCGGCATCTTCATCCCGAGCGATTGCTACGACAAGATGGGCAAGACGGAGCTAA ACGGCGAACCCCTGTACCCGGTCGAGTGCCCCGTGCTACTGAagctgaagaagaaggtgaaATTCAACAGGTTCATTAAGCCCATGTGCATGCCGATTTTCGATAAGATCAAAATCAACAAGGAGAGAGCAGCTTCCCTGGGCTACGGGACCAGAAAAGCGTCGAAGACAG aaCCCTCCAAGATACCGGCTGAAGTGATTAACATGCGCGTGCTGAAGAAGTGCGAGAAGAGGCTGAAGATGAAGCTGGACAAGACTATGATCTGtacgaagggaaagaaaaagagcggACACATGTGCTTC TTCGACGAGGGAGCACCTCTCCTGAACGTCAAAGTAACAGGCAGCGGATACAAGCAACATGCTAACCTTTATGGTGCCTTG GTTGTGCCTAGCTGCCAGCttgaagacaagaagaaaaagaagaaccgcAGAGAGAAGCGAGACACTGACGAAAACGAACCAAAGGA
- the LOC119582851 gene encoding uncharacterized protein LOC119582851 isoform X22, translating into MEKLGRYFHWPRKHVRPHRARDRPSPVHPITFRRLRPKSMRFSITASTTAETTMATEPPTTTSGPDRGSTSTPTPTTTVEITTVSGTTLPTTTEITGPTTTAGITTTGSTVTTTEGPTTTAGPMVITTEGPTTTVGPTVTTTEVPVTEQTAPTTQAPDVETTIQTTTKEQTEAPATAAPAPDTETTTKEQTEAPATAAPAPDTETTTKVTAKQTESPVTAAPTTQAPDAETTTKAKEETKAPTAAPAPDTETTTKAQITTKQTEAPVTAAPTTPAPDTQTTMKEQTEAPATPAPAPDTETTTKAQEQTEAPVTAAPVTAAPVTAAPITAAPAPETTTKAKEQTEAPTAAPAPETTTKAKEQTEPPVTAAPVPAPETTTKAQEQTEAPVTAAPAPETTTKAKEQTEAPVTAAPVPAPETTTKAKEEQTDAPATAAPAPETTTKAKEQTDSPVTAAPVPAPETTKAPEPVTEAPAPEPVTDAPVEVTTAQFNTSGFTGSVSTYFTIGTSDSSTITISFGVEIILKMTKEKTFTFVFVLQVRSSGTVTETFSSMASLAALSGVRQETVMGRAEVNEEGTDTTTFVSALDRQNKTSTSNNTECLYTMEVILMKIQFTNKLTGELYPCDLDNQANAEPPYLEIIDHYNNTVINRYCYLDKNVSIHSFGDQMFGYIVTNGDPNIVPDIQAVQIKEEFCCGGVFYGAFRVPLIIPSPDYPQYKPHMRCPFVFRCDEDYDDCVIRLEFENFNLASNDVSRSRRQALNESDFGNGTAATTLAPYVPPTGPDFNRTICAGEDVVRVSQCGSISAINSREFCADNPPSQVYTGYKEVLMYFDSNDERQDQGFVIKFTPKDRRKWIYSDAELEPKCTCAHNLPNQIRKYFRKRNKNKTNKAKANKEPLRRVRREEREKLKERRTVEKEGKLPERRKRKQKNEENKDRSTNDQGKKREDDVEGPKRRRKKMKKMEGGDSNTEGQNKGKNGRDKEEKDGEKPQGRKKKRMNVGDKDRDAENQKKKNGGDIEENVNGPKRRRKNGGGGNEENAKRQKRRRKNGGGGNEENAKRQKRRRKKIGNTNASENEGGNQREQKKIAKDRRKDTLLEKKEKRLQRKNKNGEEDMPMTRAFNGKTNRKRQQYPWLVSVIQYERPLVKNKVKGDRPVERLCGGTLLSDRYVLTTTSCCTYCKTVWEKKNKKNIKLRKKRDAEGENNKMANKRKRRKKEEDKKGEVKEGEDDMDTEKKGGNQRRRRKNKKTNEELENGGNNRDKDEKAKGIGKGKGMKRGDKKTDKENDNDDDNKGKGKGKKKGDKKNDKENDNDDDDKGKGKRKKKGHKKKNDNQNDNDDANKNKKRRKGEKRGNKKKEDREKGAGNGQGDTAPRQNQNKRRNPLKKDVGAIIGEGSINIKKLGDVKPLKIGGIFIPSDCYDKMGKTELNGEPLYPVECPVLLKLKKKVKFNRFIKPMCMPIFDKIKINKERAASLGYGTRKASKTEPSKIPAEVINMRVLKKCEKRLKMKLDKTMICTKGKKKSGHMCFFDEGAPLLNVKVTGSGYKQHANLYGALVVPSCQLEDKKKKKNRREKRDTDENEPKEKRRKLRRRKQETPGTATASKPRQEAKRQGKEGAPGDRPKRKKKLRKMGDVGGEESQQTKPKKLRRKLGRQGQKDKKSILQDGGGDEYNPRKYNKFYIDVWVNIRSYKKWILNVVFNKKKAKACQRPKHFKSVPDIAKKFEIEDPCPF; encoded by the exons ATGGAAAAGCTTGGCCGGTATTTCCATTGGCCACGCAAGCACGTGAGACCTCACCGCGCGAGAGACCGACCTTCGCCTGTCCATCCAATCACCTTTCGTCGCCTAAGGCCTAAGTCCATGCGCTTCTCCATCACAGCTTCCACGACGGCGGAAACCACGATGGCCACGGAGCCTCCGACGACCACCTCAGGGCCGGACCGAG GAAGTACCTCAACGCCTACACCCACAACCACGGTTGAAATTACAACAGTTTCTGGTACGACTCTACCTACAACAACAGAAATTACAGGCCCTACAACAACTGCAGGTATCACAACTACAGGATCTACAGTTACAACCACAGAAGGTCCAACAACAACAGCTGGACCTATGGTTATAACTACAGAAGGTCCTACAACAACAGTTGGACCCACAGTTACAACTACAGAAG TGCCCGTTACAGAACAAACGGCGCCGACAACGCAAGCTCCAGATGTAGAGACTACTATTCAAACTACAACTAAGG AGCAAACGGAGGCTCCAGCAACAGCAGCACCTGCGCCTGATACAGAAACCACCAcaaaag AGCAAACGGAGGCTCCAGCAACAGCAGCACCTGCGCCTGATACAGAAACCACCACAAAAG TAACTGCAAAACAAACGGAATCGCCTGTAACGGCAGCACCTACAACGCAGGCGCCAGACGCAGAAACTACCACGAAAGCTAAAG AGGAAACGAAAGCTCCAACAGCAGCTCCAGCGCCAGATACAGAAACTACCACAAAAGCTCAAA TAACTACAAAACAAACGGAAGCGCCTGTAACGGCAGCACCTACAACGCCGGCGCCAGACACACAAACTACCATGAAAG AGCAAACGGAAGCGCCGGCAACACCAGCACCAGCGCCAGATACAGAAACTACCACAAAAGCTCAAG AGCAAACAGAAGCTCCGGTAACTGCAGCTCCGGTAACTGCAGCTCCGGTAACTGCAGCTCCGATAACTGCAGCTCCTGCACCAGAAACTACCACAAAAGCTAAAG AACAAACGGAAGCTCCAACAGCAGCGCCAGCACCGGAAACTACCACAAAGGCTAAAG AACAAACGGAGCCACCAGTAACTGCAGCACCTGTACCTGCGCCTGAGACTACCACAAAAGCCCAAG AGCAAACAGAAGCTCCAGTAACAGCGGCACCTGCACCGGAAACAACCACAAAAGCTAAAG AACAAACAGAAGCACCAGTAACTGCAGCACCGGTACCTGCACCAGAAACTACCACAAAGGCTAAGGAAG AGCAAACAGATGCCCCAGCAACAGCAGCGCCTGCACCAGAAACTACCACAAAAGCTAAAG AGCAAACGGACTCACCAGTTACTGCAGCACCGGTACCTGCACCAGAAACTACAAAAGCTCCAG AACCAGTGACAGAAGCACCCGCACCGGAACCTGTAACGGACGCCCCAGTAGAAG TGACCACAGCCCAGTTCAACACGTCCGGTTTCACTGGGTCTGTCTCAACATATTTCACCATTGGGACAAGCGACTCCTCTACCATTACAATATCCTTTGGAGTGGAAATCATTCTAAAGATGACAAAAGAGAAGACCTTTACGTTCGTGTTTGTCCTGCAG GTGCGCTCTTCAGGCACAGTTACAGAAACCTTCAGCTCCATGGCGTCGTTAGCAGCGTTGAGTGGTGTTCGACAAGAAACCGTAATGGGCAGAGCAGAAGTGAACGAAGAGGGAACAGACACCACCACTTTCGTTTCGGCACTGGACAGGCAGAACAAAACGTCCACAAGCAACAACACAGAGTGTCTCTACACCATGGA GGTGATCCTGATGAAAATCCAGTTCACTAATAAGCTGACAGGCGAACTATACCCGTGCGATTTGGACAACCAGGCGAATGCTGAGCCCCCCTATTTGGAAATTATAGACCATTATAACAACAC CGTCATCAATAGATATTGTTACCTGGACAAAAATGTGAGCATCCACTCATTTGGCGACCAGATGTTTGGCTATATTGTGACCAACGGAGATCCAAATATTGTTCCAGACATTCA gGCGGTTCAAATAAAGGAAGAATTCTGTTGTGGCGGCGTGTTCTATGGAGCCTTCCGTGTGCCACTCATCATACCGTCGCCGGATTATCCTCAGTACAAACCCCACATGCGATGTCCTTTCGTCTTCAGG TGCGACGAGGACTACGACGACTGCGTCATCCGTCTCGAATTCGAAAACTTCAACCTCGCCTCCAACGACGTCAGCCGAAGCCGTCGCCAAGCGCTGAACGAAAGCGACTTCGGGAACGGGACAGCTGCCACCACCCTCGCCCCGTACGTCCCGCCGACCGGACCCGACTTCAACCGGACGATCTGCGCCGGCGAGGATGTGGTTCGGGTCAGCCAGTGCGGGTCCATCTCGGCGATCAACTCTCGCGA gTTCTGCGCGGACAACCCTCCCTCGCAAGTCTACACAGGATACAAAGAAGTGCTGATGTATTTCGACTCGAATGACGAAAGGCAAGACCAGGGCTTCGTGATCAAGTTCACGCCGAAGGACAGGAGGAAAT gGATTTATTCTGACGCCGAACTCGAGCCGAAGTGCA CGTGCGCGCACAATCTTCCCAACCAAATAAGAAAGTACtttagaaagaggaataagaacaaGACCAATAAAGCGAAGGCAAACAAGGAGCCTCTGCGCCGcgtgaggagagaagaaagggaaaaactgaaGGAGAGGAGAACGGTCGAGAAGGAAGGTAAACTCcccgaaaggaggaagaggaagcaaaagaatgaagaaaataaggACAGGAGCACTAACGACCagggcaaaaagagagaggatgacgtCGAAGGcccaaagaggaggaggaagaaaatgaagaaaatggagggaggagaCAGCAACACCGAGGGCCAAAACAAGGGAAAGAAcggaagagacaaagaggagaaggaCGGCGAGAAACcacagggaaggaagaagaagagaatgaatgtaggagacaaagacagagacgccgagaaccaaaagaaaaagaatggaggAGACATCGAGGAGAACGTCAACGGtccaaagaggaggaggaagaatggaggcGGAGGGAACGAGGAGAACGCCAAACgccaaaagaggaggaggaagaatggaggcGGAGGGAACGAGGAGAACGCCAAACgtcaaaagaggaggaggaagaagatcggAAACACGAATGCATCCGAAAACGAAGGAGGGAatcagagagaacaaaagaagatCGCGAAGGACAGACGGAAGGACACATTactagagaagaaggaaaagagacttcaaaggaagaataaaaatggagaggaagacaTGCCTATGACACGAGCCTTTAACGGGAAGACGAACAGGAAGCGGCAGCAATACCCGTGGCTG GTCAGCGTGATACAATATGAGCGACCTCTCGTGAAAAACAAGGTCAAAGGTGATCGCCCTGTTGAGAGACTCTGCGGTGGAACACTCCTGAGTGACAGATACGTCCTCACTACGACCTCCTGCTGCACCTATTGCAA AAccgtttgggaaaagaaaaataagaagaatattaaATTGCGGAAGAAGAGAGACGCAGAAGGAGAGAACAATAAGATggcaaataagagaaagagaaggaagaaagaggaagacaagaagggcgaagtaaaagaaggagaagacgacatggatacagagaagaaaggaggtaaccagaggagaagaagaaagaacaagaaaacaaacgagGAATTAGAGAACGGTGGCAACAATAGGGACAAAGACGAGAAAGCGAAGGGAATtggcaaaggaaaaggaatgaagagaggagacaagaagacCGACaaggaaaacgataatgatgatgataacaaaggaaaaggaaaaggaaagaaaaaaggagacaagaAGAACGATaaggaaaacgataatgatgatgatgacaaaggaaaaggaaaacgaaagaaaaagggacaCAAGAAGAAGAACGACAACCAAAACGACAATGACGAcgcgaacaagaacaagaaaagacgaaaaggagagaagagaggcaacaagaagaaagaagacagagagaagggcgCCGGGAACGGCCAGGGGGACACCGCCCCCCGGCAGAACCAGAACAAGAGGCGCAACCCACTGAAGAAGGACGTGGGCGCGATCATCGGCGAGGGCAGCATCAACATCAAGAAACTCGGGGACGTCAAGCCACTGAAGATCGGCGGCATCTTCATCCCGAGCGATTGCTACGACAAGATGGGCAAGACGGAGCTAA ACGGCGAACCCCTGTACCCGGTCGAGTGCCCCGTGCTACTGAagctgaagaagaaggtgaaATTCAACAGGTTCATTAAGCCCATGTGCATGCCGATTTTCGATAAGATCAAAATCAACAAGGAGAGAGCAGCTTCCCTGGGCTACGGGACCAGAAAAGCGTCGAAGACAG aaCCCTCCAAGATACCGGCTGAAGTGATTAACATGCGCGTGCTGAAGAAGTGCGAGAAGAGGCTGAAGATGAAGCTGGACAAGACTATGATCTGtacgaagggaaagaaaaagagcggACACATGTGCTTC TTCGACGAGGGAGCACCTCTCCTGAACGTCAAAGTAACAGGCAGCGGATACAAGCAACATGCTAACCTTTATGGTGCCTTG GTTGTGCCTAGCTGCCAGCttgaagacaagaagaaaaagaagaaccgcAGAGAGAAGCGAGACACTGACGAAAACGAACCAAAGGA